The Apibacter raozihei genome contains a region encoding:
- a CDS encoding sugar phosphate isomerase/epimerase family protein, with the protein MKIKFGASLLSWITPQWTPEAGKYAIEKTAEAGFDLIEILLPTSMQFDTQTVKKQLDDNCLEAVCSINLPKEKHIAFYPEEATRLIKEAINKTSELETDFLGGVLHGGLGAFSGEPLKESEINVITDVWSEISDYAATKGVNIGIEPINRYESYVCNTAKNVLDLIERTGKNNLFLHLDTFHMNIEENNFYDPVILAGNKLKHVHMTDSHRGMLGEGTVNWQEFFQALKDIDFEGNLVLENFSSSVPGMQSMVSLWQTSPYNESDLALGSLEFMKKHLS; encoded by the coding sequence ATGAAAATTAAATTTGGAGCTTCACTACTTTCCTGGATTACTCCCCAATGGACACCTGAAGCTGGTAAATATGCAATTGAAAAAACAGCAGAAGCAGGATTTGATCTTATAGAAATTTTGTTGCCTACTTCCATGCAATTTGATACCCAAACGGTAAAAAAACAACTTGATGACAATTGTTTAGAGGCTGTATGCTCCATAAATTTACCTAAAGAAAAACATATAGCTTTTTATCCTGAAGAGGCAACCCGTTTAATTAAAGAAGCAATAAATAAAACATCAGAACTGGAAACGGACTTTTTAGGGGGAGTTTTACATGGTGGATTAGGTGCATTTTCCGGAGAACCCTTAAAAGAATCGGAAATTAATGTTATTACGGATGTATGGTCAGAAATATCGGATTATGCAGCCACAAAAGGAGTTAATATAGGGATAGAGCCTATTAACAGATATGAATCTTATGTGTGCAATACAGCGAAAAATGTACTTGATCTTATAGAAAGAACAGGAAAAAATAACCTTTTTCTACATTTGGATACATTTCATATGAATATAGAAGAAAATAATTTTTATGATCCGGTGATTTTGGCAGGGAATAAGTTAAAGCATGTGCATATGACGGATTCTCACAGAGGTATGCTAGGAGAAGGAACGGTTAATTGGCAAGAATTTTTTCAAGCTTTAAAAGATATAGATTTTGAGGGTAATTTAGTTTTGGAAAACTTCTCTTCTTCAGTACCGGGAATGCAGTCAATGGTTTCTCTATGGCAGACTTCTCCATATAATGAATCAGATCTTGCGTTGGGAAGTCTTGAGTTTATGAAAAAGCATTTATCCTAA
- the fucP gene encoding L-fucose:H+ symporter permease, which produces MSIPKFTEKKYYLILSFVISLFFFWAVALTMGDVLNKHFQNVLNISKSKSGYIQLSIFGAYALMGVPAGIFMKKYGYKLGVILGLALFSLGSFLFIPAANNASFNFFRFALFVMALGMATLETVAHPFVAALGDERTSDQRVNFAQSFNGLGAIVGPLLGGILIFGSVKNANDNSLDSVKYLYTYIGILILVLAVIFSFIKVPDLIDPHANEDSNEDITSGDETAEYNSKAPLWKQRHFIAAVVAQFFNIAAQGGTWAYFINYGVEKMHLAETEASYYFSLSMAMMMLGRFLGTFLMRFIAPNKLLAIFTFCNIILCLIVAQSWGWASFISLIGLNLFLSIMYPTIFSLGLKKLGTNTQNASSFLVMAMFGGAVFPPLMGYIAEKNVAHAYLLPILCYAVIIVFAIKFYKPKTFK; this is translated from the coding sequence ATGAGTATTCCAAAATTTACCGAAAAAAAATATTATTTAATATTATCGTTTGTAATATCCTTATTTTTCTTTTGGGCAGTCGCTCTAACGATGGGAGATGTTCTTAATAAGCATTTTCAAAACGTATTAAATATTTCAAAATCAAAGTCAGGTTATATACAGTTATCCATTTTCGGAGCTTATGCACTTATGGGAGTTCCGGCTGGTATTTTTATGAAAAAATATGGATATAAATTAGGTGTAATATTAGGTTTAGCATTATTTTCCTTAGGCTCATTTTTATTTATTCCTGCCGCCAACAATGCATCATTCAACTTTTTTAGATTTGCATTATTTGTAATGGCCCTAGGAATGGCTACCCTTGAAACAGTAGCCCATCCGTTTGTTGCTGCACTCGGAGATGAGCGTACGAGCGATCAGCGGGTAAACTTTGCACAATCATTTAATGGACTGGGAGCTATTGTTGGACCTTTGCTAGGAGGGATTCTTATTTTTGGATCAGTAAAAAACGCAAATGATAACTCATTGGATTCTGTGAAATATTTATACACTTACATAGGAATTTTAATATTAGTTTTAGCTGTTATATTTTCTTTCATAAAAGTTCCTGATTTGATAGATCCTCACGCGAACGAAGATTCAAATGAAGATATAACTTCGGGAGATGAAACAGCTGAATATAACTCAAAAGCACCCTTATGGAAACAAAGACATTTTATAGCAGCAGTGGTGGCACAGTTTTTTAATATTGCTGCACAAGGAGGTACCTGGGCTTACTTTATAAATTATGGAGTTGAAAAAATGCATTTGGCAGAAACAGAGGCCTCATACTATTTTTCATTGAGTATGGCGATGATGATGCTGGGTAGGTTTTTAGGGACTTTTTTAATGAGGTTTATAGCACCGAATAAATTACTGGCAATATTCACATTTTGTAATATTATTTTATGTCTAATAGTGGCTCAAAGTTGGGGCTGGGCATCTTTTATATCTTTGATAGGATTAAACTTATTTTTAAGTATTATGTATCCTACAATATTTAGTTTAGGTCTGAAAAAGCTAGGGACTAATACACAGAATGCTTCTTCATTCTTAGTTATGGCAATGTTTGGAGGAGCAGTGTTCCCTCCTTTAATGGGATATATAGCAGAAAAGAATGTAGCTCATGCTTATTTGTTACCTATACTATGTTATGCTGTAATTATTGTATTCGCTATCAAGTTTTATAAACCTAAAACATTTAAATAA
- a CDS encoding fibrinogen-like YCDxxxxGGGW domain-containing protein: MKKLLLTLLPLFIFSIINAQVGIGTDTPDEKAALHIVSPNSNQGVLIPSMTTAQRDANITPESTENGLLIFNTDQNCYNYYQATDQSWLSICGNYKSSTYTVDCSKIKVSGKYTQGSSLNDTNYITIPVTVTSTGTYYILAKTNNGYYFEKSGMFPNTGTYTVTLKGTGIPTNGGSGYQDTVSFEFLGLSETCSSNPVTISVASSQISYTINCENFTVNGTYLAGVILDPDTNTVTVPLTNVDTGGQVIINSSTNNGVNFTANEAITTDSNSITLVGSGTPLNSGSYTFTFKTNGANLQKCILIVDFDTRKGTFADPADRCLDIYNLGKREDGEYWIKQGSGNVAPVKTYCDMTNGGYTLVWSYSELTAYSRYSTTSRMEMSGDYRLNQNLPINNITDESGGTINYYNFRLGLAAMSNINDLSNSVAQLRARIAENPTDMEDAWAKQNYLIFSPTSDRSSPITSTTTYYYYYPISGKIFNQDMLITHNPDSRTYAGATLGDAAFYAGGSASYPDHININNNVTANNNAFVSPDGTNTLLPSNLDNTFGYFGQTQVNHHFGKCGGSSGDETSFATATCTATGLYPHTNFNGGEGRILQWFVK, from the coding sequence GTGAAAAAATTATTATTAACACTATTACCTTTATTTATTTTTTCGATAATAAATGCTCAGGTAGGGATTGGTACGGATACTCCCGATGAAAAAGCAGCTTTGCATATAGTATCACCCAATAGCAATCAGGGGGTTTTGATACCTAGTATGACTACCGCACAACGAGATGCAAATATTACTCCAGAAAGTACAGAAAATGGATTATTGATTTTTAATACGGATCAAAATTGTTATAATTATTATCAGGCAACAGATCAATCGTGGTTAAGTATTTGTGGAAATTATAAGTCTTCAACTTATACAGTAGATTGCAGTAAAATCAAGGTAAGCGGAAAGTATACACAGGGATCTTCGTTAAATGATACCAACTATATTACGATTCCAGTGACTGTAACATCCACGGGTACGTATTACATACTGGCAAAAACAAATAATGGATATTATTTTGAAAAATCAGGAATGTTTCCAAATACAGGAACGTATACGGTGACTTTAAAAGGGACAGGAATTCCTACAAACGGGGGTTCGGGCTATCAGGATACCGTTAGCTTTGAATTTTTAGGATTATCTGAGACCTGTTCATCTAATCCGGTTACAATAAGTGTGGCATCTTCACAGATAAGTTATACAATTAATTGTGAAAATTTTACTGTTAATGGAACTTATCTGGCCGGAGTTATACTAGATCCGGATACAAATACGGTTACAGTACCTTTAACAAATGTTGACACCGGTGGTCAGGTAATAATTAATTCGTCTACAAATAACGGGGTAAACTTTACTGCTAATGAAGCCATAACAACGGATAGTAATAGTATAACACTTGTGGGTTCAGGAACTCCACTAAATTCAGGTTCGTATACTTTTACTTTTAAAACTAATGGTGCAAATCTTCAAAAATGTATTTTGATCGTTGACTTTGATACAAGAAAAGGAACATTTGCAGATCCGGCAGATCGTTGCCTGGATATATATAATTTAGGTAAAAGGGAAGATGGTGAATACTGGATTAAACAGGGCTCTGGAAACGTAGCTCCTGTTAAAACGTATTGCGATATGACTAATGGTGGGTATACTTTGGTATGGTCATACTCTGAATTAACAGCCTATAGTCGATATTCTACAACTAGTAGAATGGAAATGAGTGGTGATTACAGGCTAAATCAAAACTTGCCTATAAACAATATAACAGATGAATCCGGAGGAACCATTAATTACTATAACTTCCGATTAGGTCTGGCAGCCATGTCTAATATAAATGATTTGAGTAATTCTGTAGCACAATTGCGTGCAAGGATAGCAGAAAATCCAACGGATATGGAAGATGCGTGGGCAAAACAAAATTATTTAATTTTTTCTCCGACATCCGATCGCTCATCTCCGATTACATCTACCACAACCTATTATTACTATTATCCAATAAGTGGAAAAATATTTAATCAAGATATGTTGATAACACATAATCCTGATTCCCGTACCTATGCAGGAGCGACTCTGGGGGACGCTGCATTTTATGCAGGAGGATCAGCCAGTTATCCGGATCACATTAACATAAATAATAATGTTACTGCAAACAATAATGCTTTTGTGTCTCCTGACGGAACCAACACATTATTGCCATCAAATTTAGACAATACATTTGGATATTTTGGACAAACACAGGTTAACCACCATTTTGGAAAATGTGGAGGATCTTCCGGCGATGAAACCAGTTTTGCTACTGCAACCTGTACTGCCACAGGATTATATCCGCATACAAATTTCAATGGTGGAGAGGGAAGAATACTTCAATGGTTTGTTAAATAA
- a CDS encoding MotA/TolQ/ExbB proton channel family protein yields the protein MNDSLKSVQALATQTGEIKTTHFNLIEMLTHGGPVGIFVMICLFALFVISLYIFFERFLTIRKFSNKKSTLLNDVRDFIHEGKIDAALDLCKRTHTPEGRVLYKGIMRIGKPTRDISDAIENTAQLEIFELEKNVGVLGTISGAAPMLGFLGTVVGMIIAFFATSSQDQASAQMLAGGIYSAMANTAAGLIVGLLAYLFYNILVIKIDRFVYSLQLTAIDFLDILNKPVTQS from the coding sequence ATGAATGATTCCCTGAAATCTGTACAGGCACTTGCGACTCAAACCGGTGAAATAAAAACTACTCATTTCAATTTAATCGAAATGCTTACACACGGAGGACCTGTAGGTATTTTTGTAATGATTTGCCTTTTTGCATTGTTTGTTATCTCTTTATATATTTTTTTTGAACGATTTTTAACTATACGGAAATTTTCAAATAAAAAATCAACTTTATTAAATGATGTCAGAGATTTTATTCATGAGGGTAAAATTGATGCGGCTCTTGATTTATGCAAAAGAACTCATACGCCTGAGGGAAGAGTTTTATATAAAGGAATTATGAGAATTGGTAAACCTACACGGGATATAAGTGATGCCATTGAGAATACGGCACAACTGGAAATATTTGAGCTTGAAAAAAATGTTGGGGTTTTAGGAACTATCTCAGGAGCAGCTCCTATGCTGGGTTTTTTAGGTACTGTAGTGGGTATGATCATAGCTTTTTTTGCTACCAGTTCTCAGGATCAGGCCAGTGCTCAAATGTTGGCAGGCGGTATTTATTCAGCTATGGCTAATACAGCTGCAGGTTTAATAGTAGGTCTACTGGCATATCTCTTTTACAATATTCTGGTAATAAAAATCGATCGTTTCGTCTACTCTTTACAATTAACTGCCATTGACTTTTTAGACATTTTAAATAAACCTGTAACTCAATCTTAA
- a CDS encoding deoxycytidylate deaminase encodes MKTKYDIAYLRMALEWGELSYCKRKKVGALIVKDRMIISDGYNGTPTGFENTCEDENGTTKWYVLHAEANAILKVAASTQSCVGATLYVTLSPCKECSKLIHQAGIKRIVYINEYSDTSGVDFLKNAGVIVERIYEEDLHLKP; translated from the coding sequence ATGAAAACAAAATACGATATTGCCTACCTTCGTATGGCTCTTGAGTGGGGAGAATTATCTTACTGTAAAAGAAAAAAAGTAGGGGCATTGATAGTTAAAGATCGTATGATCATTTCTGATGGTTACAATGGAACTCCTACCGGGTTTGAAAATACTTGCGAAGATGAAAATGGAACCACAAAATGGTATGTTCTTCATGCTGAAGCTAATGCTATTTTAAAGGTAGCTGCATCAACTCAGTCTTGTGTAGGAGCTACTTTATATGTCACTTTATCACCTTGTAAGGAATGTAGTAAACTGATTCATCAGGCAGGAATTAAACGTATAGTGTATATCAATGAATATTCTGATACCTCGGGTGTGGATTTTCTGAAAAATGCAGGCGTAATTGTTGAAAGAATTTATGAAGAAGATTTACATTTGAAACCATAA
- a CDS encoding SDR family NAD(P)-dependent oxidoreductase, which translates to MKRLENKVALITGAASGIGRSTALLFAAEGANLIITDTNQEGVNQVVDEISKNKGNAVGYVLDVSVEEEWKKVVAESLSVYNKIDILFNNAGIYIISSLPEIEVSTWNKLMNINVTGVFLGMKYVAPIMAKQKNGSIINASSIAGIGGGAGHVLYGASKGAVRTMTKDIAIEYASHNVRVNSIHPGYIKTEMVEYASHKMNKSLEEIGEAYPMKRLGEVGEVAKAVLFLASDDSSYITGTELVIDGGVLAQA; encoded by the coding sequence ATGAAAAGACTGGAAAATAAAGTAGCTTTAATTACGGGTGCCGCATCAGGAATAGGTAGATCAACAGCTTTACTTTTTGCTGCTGAAGGGGCAAATCTGATAATAACAGATACAAATCAGGAGGGTGTAAATCAGGTAGTAGATGAAATATCAAAAAATAAGGGTAATGCAGTAGGATATGTTTTAGATGTATCGGTTGAAGAGGAATGGAAAAAAGTAGTTGCAGAATCTTTGAGTGTTTATAACAAGATTGATATACTTTTTAATAACGCTGGTATTTATATAATAAGTTCGTTACCTGAAATAGAGGTGTCAACCTGGAATAAGCTTATGAATATTAATGTTACAGGTGTTTTTTTAGGAATGAAATATGTGGCACCAATAATGGCTAAGCAGAAAAATGGCTCTATTATCAATGCTTCTTCTATAGCGGGAATAGGAGGAGGAGCAGGTCATGTGCTTTATGGAGCTAGTAAAGGAGCCGTTAGAACCATGACTAAAGATATTGCAATTGAATATGCTTCACATAATGTAAGAGTAAATTCGATTCACCCGGGATATATAAAAACAGAAATGGTAGAGTATGCCTCACATAAGATGAATAAATCATTAGAAGAAATAGGGGAAGCGTATCCTATGAAACGATTAGGGGAGGTAGGGGAAGTAGCTAAAGCAGTATTATTTTTAGCCTCTGACGATTCGTCTTATATAACCGGGACTGAATTGGTCATTGATGGGGGAGTTCTGGCTCAGGCGTAA
- a CDS encoding OmpA family protein, whose product MEKLFDSLKKIITPEAISNISSALDEDSGKVTSAVGAIIPSLFGAILEKGEDSHLEHILKQAGNSSSATNVSGISTGHLDSDTQKINTGFLDSLFGNKKEEFGALISSVSGLGKESTDKLIQIVSPLIAGFLGQKLNSGVNFKNILNQIHAEKDHLLSSIPSGLVSVLGISSLAVLGSSFINKAVNQTKETVESAKEKVQETYEEYKNKVEKKTGAGWIKWVILIVLIGLLIFWLLSKNSCSKNSEVTSDTNISGTDSLVQEEDTVTINDQSAPSANRNLILVSLPSGTALKAYPGGIEDQVVKFLESSDYKNATNEELKDKWFDFDAINFEFGSGTKLTPESEVQGKNLVAILKEFPEAKIKIGAYTDKKGNEEANLKLSQERANTIKDLLVTNGMGDRVVGAEGYGSKFATVSATASDKERAKDRRISLRFEKN is encoded by the coding sequence ATGGAAAAATTATTTGATTCTCTAAAAAAAATAATTACACCTGAAGCGATATCTAATATATCCTCAGCTTTAGATGAAGATTCAGGAAAAGTAACTTCTGCTGTAGGGGCAATTATACCCAGCCTATTTGGAGCTATTTTGGAAAAAGGAGAAGATAGTCATCTGGAACATATATTAAAGCAGGCAGGAAATAGTTCTTCTGCTACAAATGTTTCAGGAATTTCTACCGGTCATCTGGATTCGGATACCCAAAAAATAAATACAGGATTTCTTGATTCTTTGTTTGGAAATAAGAAAGAGGAATTTGGAGCACTTATATCTTCTGTATCAGGTCTTGGAAAAGAAAGCACGGATAAACTTATTCAAATAGTATCTCCATTAATTGCTGGATTTTTGGGTCAAAAGTTAAACTCCGGAGTCAATTTCAAAAATATATTAAATCAAATTCATGCAGAAAAAGATCATCTTCTTTCTTCCATACCATCTGGTTTGGTGAGTGTTTTGGGAATATCTTCCTTAGCAGTATTAGGAAGCTCTTTTATAAACAAAGCAGTTAATCAGACAAAGGAAACCGTAGAATCAGCAAAAGAAAAAGTACAGGAAACTTATGAAGAGTATAAAAATAAAGTAGAAAAAAAAACGGGTGCAGGATGGATTAAGTGGGTAATTTTAATAGTACTTATAGGATTATTAATTTTCTGGCTTTTATCAAAAAATTCATGTTCAAAAAACAGTGAAGTAACTTCTGATACTAATATTTCTGGAACCGATTCTTTAGTTCAAGAAGAAGACACAGTGACAATTAATGATCAATCTGCACCATCAGCAAACAGAAATCTGATATTAGTAAGCCTGCCTAGCGGAACTGCTTTAAAAGCTTATCCAGGAGGTATAGAAGATCAGGTAGTTAAATTTCTAGAATCCAGTGATTACAAAAATGCAACTAATGAAGAGTTAAAAGACAAATGGTTTGATTTTGATGCCATTAACTTTGAGTTTGGTAGCGGGACGAAGTTGACTCCGGAATCTGAAGTACAAGGGAAAAATCTGGTAGCTATTCTTAAAGAATTTCCAGAAGCTAAAATAAAGATTGGGGCGTATACAGATAAAAAAGGAAATGAAGAAGCAAACTTAAAGCTTTCTCAGGAAAGAGCAAATACTATTAAAGATTTATTGGTGACTAACGGAATGGGAGATAGGGTAGTAGGAGCAGAAGGGTATGGATCAAAATTTGCAACTGTCAGCGCAACCGCATCAGATAAGGAAAGAGCCAAGGATAGAAGAATATCTTTACGATTTGAAAAAAATTAA
- the gcvP gene encoding aminomethyl-transferring glycine dehydrogenase yields the protein MNTSDFSIRHIGINEDSLQIILKELKTETVQELIEQTLPKDILGQDKLNLPKALSEYDMLLLSKNLAGKNKVFSSYIGFGYSGTITPSPILRNIFENPGWYTAYTPYQAEISQGRLEALLNFQTVISDLTGFSLTNASLLDEGTAAAEALHMLYEARNKSKKDSNKFFVSEEVYPQTIAVVKTKAMGLGIEIVVGSHQEFTFDSSFFGALLQYPAKHGEIFDYSDFISQAKDDSIRTVLAADILALAVLKNPAELGADVAIGSTQRFGVPLGFGGPSAAYFACKDEFKRSIPGRIIGVSKDKHGNRALRMSLQTREQHIKREKATSNICTAQVLLAVMAGMYAVYHGSEGLKSIASDIHLKAILLKEHLSSIGFNVSEEPFFDTIKIYVSEEDKTELKKLFEALQINLNYFSQGIVSISLDETVSDERFAILLSLFLKFKNTEFKKLSAPIEPNIPDNLIRNSDFLTHEVFKKYHTETEFMRYVKRLEKKDIALNYSMISLGSCTMKLNAATEMLPLSWMEWNAIHPFVPKDQSEGYLTMLSELETYLAEITGFAGTSLQPNSGAQGEYAGLMVIREYLKAKGEGHRNIALIPQSAHGTNPASAVMAGLKVIVVKNLDNGEFDIEDLKQKAELHKDHLAAVMITYPSTYGFFDTNVKEIIAIVHQAGGQVYMDGANMNAQVAYTSPGYIGADVCHLNLHKTFAIPHGGGGPGIGPICVAEHLLPYLPTIKAPQNEENRLSFSSSPYGSAMVATISYAYIRMLGYEGLKKATATAILNANYLKEKLASHYEILYTNKHGRVGHELIVDFRPFKNLGIEVGDIAKRLMDYGFHAPTVSFPVAGTLMIEPTESESLEELNRFAEALISIKQEIDEIADGTYTIEDCVIKNAPHTLEELTSNEWHHSYSRQKAAYPLNWIAEKKFWTSVGKIDDAFGDRNLICTCNPIEDYEN from the coding sequence ATGAATACTTCCGACTTTTCTATTCGTCACATAGGAATCAATGAAGACTCCCTGCAAATTATACTTAAAGAATTAAAAACAGAAACTGTACAAGAACTTATTGAACAAACGTTGCCCAAAGACATTTTAGGACAGGATAAATTAAATCTCCCCAAAGCTTTATCTGAATACGATATGCTTCTCTTATCTAAAAATCTGGCTGGCAAAAATAAAGTTTTCAGTTCCTACATTGGATTTGGATATTCCGGTACAATCACTCCTTCTCCTATTTTAAGAAACATTTTTGAAAACCCGGGTTGGTATACTGCCTATACTCCTTATCAGGCAGAGATATCTCAAGGAAGATTGGAAGCATTACTTAATTTTCAAACTGTAATTTCTGATTTAACCGGTTTTTCTTTAACTAATGCTTCTCTTTTAGACGAGGGAACTGCAGCTGCTGAGGCATTGCACATGCTATATGAAGCCAGAAATAAGTCGAAAAAAGACTCGAATAAATTTTTCGTTTCTGAAGAAGTTTATCCTCAAACCATTGCTGTCGTTAAAACCAAGGCCATGGGACTTGGTATAGAAATAGTTGTAGGTTCACATCAAGAATTTACCTTTGATTCGTCTTTCTTTGGTGCTTTACTCCAATACCCCGCTAAACATGGAGAAATTTTCGATTATTCTGATTTCATATCTCAGGCAAAAGACGATTCTATAAGAACGGTTCTTGCTGCTGATATTCTAGCTTTAGCGGTCTTAAAAAATCCTGCTGAGCTTGGAGCTGATGTGGCTATAGGTTCCACTCAAAGATTTGGAGTTCCATTAGGGTTCGGAGGGCCTTCTGCCGCATATTTTGCCTGCAAAGATGAATTCAAAAGAAGCATTCCCGGAAGAATTATAGGAGTATCTAAAGATAAACACGGGAACAGAGCGCTAAGAATGTCTCTTCAAACGAGAGAGCAACACATTAAAAGAGAAAAAGCAACTTCCAATATTTGTACTGCTCAGGTATTACTTGCTGTAATGGCAGGTATGTATGCGGTCTATCATGGATCTGAAGGATTAAAGTCGATTGCTTCTGATATACATCTCAAGGCTATTTTACTTAAAGAACATTTGTCTTCTATCGGTTTTAATGTATCGGAAGAACCGTTCTTTGATACTATTAAAATCTATGTATCGGAAGAGGATAAGACTGAACTTAAAAAATTATTTGAAGCTCTTCAGATTAATCTGAACTATTTTTCTCAGGGAATAGTAAGTATAAGTCTTGATGAAACAGTTTCAGATGAACGCTTTGCAATTCTTTTATCTTTATTTTTAAAATTTAAAAATACTGAATTCAAAAAATTAAGCGCACCGATTGAACCCAATATTCCGGATAACCTTATACGAAATTCTGATTTTCTAACTCACGAGGTATTCAAGAAGTATCATACTGAAACAGAATTTATGAGATATGTTAAACGCTTGGAAAAAAAGGATATTGCTTTGAATTATTCGATGATTTCGCTAGGTTCCTGTACCATGAAACTAAATGCAGCTACCGAGATGCTACCATTATCCTGGATGGAATGGAATGCAATACATCCTTTTGTACCAAAAGATCAATCGGAAGGATATCTCACTATGCTTTCTGAACTAGAAACTTATCTGGCTGAAATAACCGGATTTGCAGGTACTTCATTACAGCCTAATTCAGGCGCTCAGGGAGAATATGCCGGATTGATGGTAATTCGTGAATATCTAAAAGCAAAAGGAGAAGGGCACAGAAATATTGCCTTAATACCTCAATCTGCACATGGCACTAATCCAGCCTCTGCCGTAATGGCCGGTTTAAAGGTTATTGTTGTAAAAAATTTAGATAATGGTGAATTTGATATTGAAGATTTGAAACAGAAAGCTGAATTACATAAAGATCATTTGGCAGCCGTCATGATTACTTATCCATCTACCTATGGTTTTTTCGATACCAATGTTAAAGAGATCATAGCTATAGTACATCAAGCCGGAGGTCAGGTTTATATGGATGGTGCCAATATGAATGCCCAGGTTGCTTACACAAGTCCCGGTTATATTGGAGCTGATGTTTGCCATTTAAACCTTCATAAAACATTTGCTATTCCTCATGGTGGGGGTGGCCCTGGAATAGGTCCTATTTGTGTCGCAGAACATCTGCTCCCATATCTTCCTACTATCAAGGCTCCTCAAAATGAAGAAAATCGCCTTAGCTTTTCTTCTTCTCCTTATGGATCTGCAATGGTTGCTACCATTTCCTACGCTTATATAAGAATGCTTGGGTATGAGGGATTAAAAAAAGCTACTGCAACGGCCATACTTAATGCTAATTATTTAAAAGAAAAATTAGCCTCACATTATGAAATTTTATATACCAATAAACATGGGCGTGTTGGTCATGAATTGATTGTAGATTTCAGACCTTTCAAAAATTTAGGTATTGAAGTGGGAGATATTGCCAAGCGTTTGATGGATTATGGCTTCCATGCTCCAACGGTTTCATTCCCTGTCGCTGGTACCTTAATGATTGAACCTACCGAAAGTGAAAGTCTGGAAGAGTTAAACCGATTCGCTGAAGCATTAATATCAATCAAACAAGAAATTGATGAAATAGCTGATGGTACTTATACAATCGAAGATTGTGTTATAAAAAATGCCCCTCATACTTTAGAAGAACTTACTTCGAATGAATGGCATCACTCTTATAGCAGGCAAAAAGCAGCTTATCCGTTAAACTGGATTGCGGAGAAAAAATTCTGGACATCTGTAGGTAAAATTGATGATGCCTTTGGAGATAGAAATTTAATTTGTACATGTAACCCTATTGAGGATTATGAGAATTAA
- a CDS encoding ExbD/TolR family protein, producing the protein MKLQRRNRVLPEFSMASITDVIFLLLTFFMLTASASQSALNVTLPNAKGQEMPAERVYIAVSIEGKYFLNKKEIAKEDIEPSLKKLFQSNPSPSFVIAADADALHKDVIYLMDIANRNKYKVLIAANPDSTNKDSISDEHP; encoded by the coding sequence ATGAAATTACAAAGAAGAAACAGAGTTTTACCTGAATTTAGTATGGCATCTATCACAGATGTTATCTTTTTACTTTTAACCTTCTTTATGCTGACTGCCTCTGCCAGTCAATCGGCCTTAAATGTAACTCTTCCCAATGCTAAAGGGCAAGAAATGCCTGCAGAAAGAGTATACATAGCAGTTTCGATCGAAGGAAAATACTTTCTTAATAAAAAGGAAATTGCCAAAGAAGATATTGAACCTTCTTTAAAAAAATTATTTCAGTCGAATCCTTCTCCTTCATTTGTTATTGCTGCTGATGCAGATGCTCTTCATAAAGATGTAATCTATTTAATGGATATAGCAAACCGAAATAAATATAAAGTTTTAATAGCTGCCAATCCTGATTCCACGAATAAAGATTCCATAAGCGATGAGCACCCATAG